The Aggregicoccus sp. 17bor-14 genome includes a region encoding these proteins:
- the uvsE gene encoding UV DNA damage repair endonuclease UvsE produces the protein MESLDTYRLGYVANCLSLGIGASHTCRLAGATPERLSSLIAQNLEELEQILLFNEAHGIHVYRIGSSLVPFASHPVNTLPWWRTFRSTFERIGRIARRSSQRLSLHPSPAGASLSSQHERVRKAALVELGYGARVLDLLDQGPEARVVLHVGGAAPERPVALENAHRMLDTMPAELRDRLVVEHDDKVWSAREVLPLAREHGVPFLADNLHNDILPSEPELPLRELLRASAETWTRLGLRPKFHLASQRPGGRPGHHADQVSEEDFRAVLAALPGPADLMLEAKEKDLALFALRGEAPPRAAAGTEAAAEQGVSA, from the coding sequence ATGGAGAGCCTCGACACCTACCGCCTCGGCTACGTCGCCAACTGCCTCAGCCTTGGCATCGGCGCGAGTCACACCTGCCGCCTCGCCGGCGCCACCCCCGAGCGCCTGAGCTCGCTCATCGCGCAGAACCTGGAGGAGCTCGAGCAGATCCTCCTCTTCAACGAGGCGCACGGCATCCACGTCTACCGCATCGGCTCCTCGCTCGTGCCCTTCGCCTCCCACCCGGTGAACACGCTGCCGTGGTGGCGCACCTTCCGCTCCACCTTCGAGCGGATCGGCCGCATCGCGCGCCGCTCCTCGCAGCGGCTCTCGCTGCACCCGTCCCCCGCGGGCGCCTCGCTCTCCTCGCAGCACGAGCGGGTGCGCAAGGCGGCGCTGGTGGAGCTGGGCTACGGCGCGCGCGTGCTGGATCTGCTGGACCAGGGGCCCGAGGCCCGTGTCGTGCTGCACGTGGGCGGCGCCGCGCCCGAGCGCCCCGTGGCGCTCGAGAACGCGCACCGGATGCTGGACACCATGCCCGCGGAGCTGCGCGACCGGCTCGTGGTGGAGCACGACGACAAGGTGTGGAGCGCGCGCGAGGTGCTGCCGCTCGCGCGCGAGCACGGCGTGCCCTTCCTCGCGGACAACCTGCACAACGACATCCTGCCCTCCGAGCCCGAGCTGCCCCTGCGCGAGCTGCTGCGCGCCTCGGCGGAGACCTGGACCCGCCTCGGCCTGCGCCCCAAGTTCCACCTCGCGAGCCAGCGTCCCGGTGGGCGCCCGGGCCACCACGCGGACCAGGTCTCGGAGGAGGACTTCCGGGCCGTGCTCGCGGCGCTCCCGGGCCCCGCGGACCTCATGCTCGAGGCGAAGGAGAAGGATCTCGCGCTCTTTGCCCTGCGCGGCGAGGCGCCCCCGCGCGCCGCGGCCGGCACGGAAGCCGCGGCCGAGCAGGGCGTGTCCGCGTAG
- a CDS encoding M2 family metallopeptidase gives MTPFPPVSQVLRAALAACLLLSGPVLAQEQPPVQTKGTPAEAKAFVQRVNEDLKRLWTKQATADWIRQTYITDDTERNSATINEEVLEYVARAIKDSTRFQGLQLDPDTARMLLLLRVSSPMPAPNDAKKRAELAAVAAKLDGMYGKGKYCGKDGKGKCRELGELEDVLAKSRNYNELLDAWTGWHAIAPPMRPLYERLVSLSNEGAREIGFKDTGALWKSAYDMPPEAFEQESQRLWAQVKPLYDDLHCYVRSQLAKTYGADKVPAGGPIPAHLLGNMWAQEWNNIYPLVEPYKGQGSLDVDAELKRQKYDAVKMVKLGESFFTSLGLKPLPATFWEHSMLTKPRDREVVCHASAWDVTYENDLRIKMCIKPTEEDLVTIHHELGHDYYYTYYYKLPVLYQQGANDGFHEAIGDALTLSITPEYLKKVGLLKTVPANDKGLINLQMKSALEKVAFLPFGLLIDQWRWDVFSGKTPPADYNKAWWALRTKYQGVAAPVARSEQDFDPGAKYHVPANVPYTRYFLARILQFQFHKALCEAAGFKGPLHQCSIYGNKEAGKRLQAMLELGASKPWPEALYAMTGQRQMDAAPILEYFAPLRTWLQQQNKGQRCGW, from the coding sequence ATGACCCCATTCCCCCCTGTCTCCCAGGTCCTGCGCGCCGCGCTCGCGGCGTGTCTCCTGCTCTCCGGGCCCGTGCTGGCCCAGGAGCAGCCCCCCGTGCAGACGAAGGGCACGCCCGCCGAGGCGAAGGCCTTCGTGCAGCGCGTGAACGAGGATCTCAAGCGGCTGTGGACGAAGCAGGCCACGGCCGACTGGATCCGCCAGACGTACATCACGGACGACACCGAGCGGAACTCGGCCACCATCAACGAGGAGGTGCTCGAGTACGTGGCGCGCGCGATCAAGGACTCCACGCGCTTCCAGGGCCTGCAGCTGGACCCGGACACCGCGCGCATGCTCCTGCTGCTGCGCGTCTCCTCGCCGATGCCCGCGCCCAACGACGCGAAGAAGCGCGCGGAGCTCGCCGCCGTGGCCGCGAAGCTCGACGGCATGTACGGCAAGGGCAAGTACTGCGGCAAGGACGGCAAGGGGAAGTGCCGCGAGCTGGGCGAGCTCGAGGACGTGCTCGCCAAGAGCCGCAACTACAACGAGCTGCTGGACGCGTGGACCGGCTGGCACGCCATCGCGCCGCCGATGCGCCCGCTCTACGAGCGCCTCGTCTCGCTCTCCAACGAGGGCGCGCGCGAGATCGGCTTCAAGGACACCGGCGCGCTCTGGAAGAGCGCCTACGACATGCCGCCCGAGGCCTTCGAGCAGGAGAGCCAGCGGCTGTGGGCCCAGGTGAAGCCGCTCTATGACGACCTGCACTGCTACGTGCGCTCACAGCTTGCCAAGACCTACGGCGCGGACAAGGTGCCCGCCGGCGGGCCCATCCCCGCGCACCTGCTCGGCAACATGTGGGCGCAGGAGTGGAACAACATCTACCCGCTCGTGGAGCCGTACAAGGGCCAGGGCAGCCTGGACGTGGACGCGGAGCTCAAGCGCCAGAAGTATGACGCGGTGAAGATGGTGAAGCTCGGCGAGAGCTTCTTCACCTCGCTGGGCCTCAAGCCGCTGCCGGCCACCTTCTGGGAGCACAGCATGCTCACCAAGCCCCGCGACCGCGAGGTGGTGTGCCACGCGAGCGCCTGGGACGTGACCTACGAGAACGACCTGCGCATCAAGATGTGCATCAAGCCGACCGAGGAGGACCTCGTCACCATCCACCACGAGCTCGGCCATGACTACTACTACACGTACTACTACAAGCTCCCCGTGCTCTATCAGCAGGGCGCGAACGACGGCTTCCACGAGGCCATCGGCGATGCGCTCACGCTCTCCATCACCCCGGAGTACCTGAAGAAGGTCGGGCTGCTGAAGACCGTGCCCGCCAACGACAAGGGCCTCATCAACCTGCAGATGAAGTCCGCGCTGGAGAAGGTCGCGTTCCTGCCCTTCGGCCTGCTCATCGACCAGTGGCGCTGGGACGTGTTCTCCGGCAAGACGCCGCCCGCGGACTACAACAAGGCCTGGTGGGCGCTGCGCACGAAGTACCAGGGCGTGGCCGCGCCGGTCGCGCGCTCCGAGCAGGACTTCGATCCGGGCGCGAAGTACCACGTGCCGGCGAACGTCCCCTACACGCGCTACTTCCTCGCGCGCATCCTCCAGTTCCAGTTCCACAAGGCGCTGTGCGAGGCGGCAGGCTTCAAGGGCCCGCTGCACCAGTGCTCCATCTACGGGAACAAGGAGGCCGGCAAGCGGCTGCAGGCGATGCTGGAGCTGGGCGCGAGCAAGCCCTGGCCCGAGGCCCTGTACGCGATGACCGGCCAGCGCCAGATGGATGCGGCGCCCATCCTCGAGTACTTCGCCCCGCTGCGCACCTGGCTGCAGCAGCAGAACAAGGGCCAGCGCTGCGGCTGGTAG
- a CDS encoding cold-shock protein gives MATGTVKWFNDAKGFGFITQDGGGEDVFCHHTAINMDGFRTLQEGQKVQFDVTKGPKGLQAQNVRAA, from the coding sequence ATGGCTACCGGTACCGTGAAGTGGTTCAACGATGCGAAGGGCTTCGGCTTCATCACGCAGGACGGTGGGGGCGAGGACGTGTTCTGCCACCACACTGCGATCAACATGGACGGCTTCCGCACCCTCCAGGAGGGGCAGAAGGTGCAGTTCGACGTGACCAAGGGCCCCAAGGGCCTGCAGGCGCAGAACGTCCGCGCCGCCTAG
- a CDS encoding FKBP-type peptidyl-prolyl cis-trans isomerase, translating into MRLLAAVALVGGGAWAQAPQAPQAKGDKGAEASAATPQSEDDKTVYAVGYQLGQALEAFDLTPAELALVQQAVADAIAGRTPAADLATYAPKAEPLRTERRQRFNAAFLARAAKEKGAQRTASGMIYTPLKVGTGKSPRSIDTVSVNYRGTLTDGREFDSSYKRGQAAEFPLNGVIKCWTEGVGMMKVGGRARLVCPPEIAYGAKGAQPRIPPNAVLVFEVELLDVMPPQG; encoded by the coding sequence ATGAGGCTGCTGGCTGCGGTGGCGCTGGTGGGCGGTGGAGCATGGGCTCAGGCCCCGCAGGCCCCTCAGGCGAAGGGCGACAAGGGCGCCGAGGCGAGCGCGGCCACGCCCCAGAGCGAGGACGACAAGACGGTCTACGCCGTGGGCTACCAGCTGGGGCAGGCGCTGGAGGCCTTCGATCTCACCCCGGCCGAGCTCGCCCTGGTGCAGCAGGCGGTGGCGGACGCGATCGCGGGCCGCACGCCGGCCGCGGACCTGGCCACCTACGCGCCGAAGGCCGAGCCCCTGCGCACCGAGCGCCGGCAGCGCTTCAACGCGGCCTTCCTCGCGCGGGCCGCGAAGGAGAAGGGCGCCCAGCGCACCGCCTCGGGGATGATCTACACGCCCCTGAAGGTGGGCACGGGCAAGAGCCCGCGCTCCATCGACACCGTGTCCGTGAACTACCGCGGCACGCTCACGGACGGCCGCGAGTTCGACAGCTCCTACAAGCGCGGCCAGGCGGCGGAGTTCCCGCTCAACGGGGTCATCAAGTGCTGGACCGAGGGCGTGGGGATGATGAAGGTGGGCGGCCGGGCGCGGCTCGTGTGCCCGCCCGAGATCGCCTACGGGGCCAAGGGGGCCCAGCCGCGCATCCCCCCGAACGCCGTGCTGGTGTTCGAGGTGGAGCTGCTCGACGTGATGCCCCCCCAGGGCTAG
- a CDS encoding PilZ domain-containing protein produces MSDKRKKTRVPLDIYVNKYMGGVPYMARTADISPDGVGLARLIEPQHHGKRVGLQFQLPGSEEVIYAEGEVVREWVGARRTEGTGVRFTLLTERHRKMISAYVHEAGDEH; encoded by the coding sequence ATGAGCGACAAGCGCAAGAAGACGCGGGTTCCCCTCGACATCTACGTGAACAAGTACATGGGCGGCGTGCCCTACATGGCCCGCACTGCGGACATCAGCCCGGACGGGGTGGGGCTGGCGCGACTCATCGAGCCGCAGCACCACGGCAAGCGCGTGGGCCTGCAGTTCCAGCTCCCCGGCTCCGAGGAGGTCATCTACGCGGAGGGCGAGGTGGTGCGCGAGTGGGTGGGCGCCAGGCGCACCGAGGGCACCGGCGTGCGCTTCACGCTGCTCACCGAGCGCCACCGCAAGATGATCTCCGCCTACGTGCACGAGGCGGGCGACGAGCACTGA